A single region of the Gossypium arboreum isolate Shixiya-1 chromosome 12, ASM2569848v2, whole genome shotgun sequence genome encodes:
- the LOC128279264 gene encoding pectinesterase PPME1-like produces MAVIIAQVRESSSEDTGYSFVHGRITGTAKDVFLGRAWKSSPRVVYSYTEMDEIVHPGGWSSNPQPERADTVYYGEYKCTGKGATPATLEKFLKQLSNAEAQPFLVLDYVEGTKWLFPPPTVPN; encoded by the exons ATGGCAGTAATTATAGCACAAGTGAGAGAAAGTTCATCGGAGGATACGGGTTATTCGTTCGTGCATGGGAGGATTACCGGAACAGCAAAGGATGTATTTTTGGGAAGGGCTTGGAAGAGCAGTCCGAGAGTTGTTTATTCTTATACTGAAATGGATGAAATTGTCCATCCTGGTGGATGGTCTAGTAATCCCCAACCTGAACGAGCCGA CACTGTATACTATGGAGAATACAAATGCACGGGGAAAGGTGCAACTCCCGCTACACTAGAGAAATTCCTCAAACAACTATCCAATGCGGAAGCTCAACCATTCTTGGTTCTTGACTATGTTGAAGGTACCAAATGGTTGTTTCCTCCTCCAACAGTACCTAATTAA
- the LOC108477507 gene encoding pectinesterase 2-like, whose product MDGKRIEGNEVYALVISVSILLFAPIVVSQPIPADKSQVEAWFNGIIKPVKERGKTLNPELVEAETEPRIIKVMQGGGGEFDTITKAIESVPSGNAKFDGTAKQYGTVDSATLITESSYFVGANLNIVNSAPRPDGKTVGAQAVALRVSGDRSAFYNYKIIGFQDTLCDDRGNHFFKDCHIRGTVDFIFGSETSLYLVLIFSTREI is encoded by the exons atggatggaaaaaGAATCGAGGGCAATGAAGTTTATGCTTTAGTAATAAGTGTAAGTATTCTCCTCTTTGCTCCAATTGTTGTGTCTCAACCAATACCGGCAGATAAATCCCAAGTAGAAGCTTGGTTTaacggtattatcaagccagtgAAGGAAAGGGGTAAAACCTTAAACCCTGAATTGGTTGAGGCAGAGACAGAACCTAGAATCATAAAGGTGATGCAAGGTGGGGGTGGAGAATTCGATACCATAACCAAAGCCATCGAGAGCGTTCCATCAGGGAACGCCAAAT TTGACGGCACCGCCAAGCAATATGGAACCGTAGATAGTGCCACTCTTATTACTGAGAGTAGTTACTTTGTGGGTGCTAATCTCAATATAGTG AACAGTGCTCCTAGGCCAGACGGGAAAACAGTAGGAGCACAAGCGGTTGCTTTGAGAGTCTCCGGTGATAGGTCGGCTTTCTATAACTATAAGATCATTGGCTTCCAGGACACTTTGTGTGATGATAGGGGCAACCATTTCTTTAAGGATTGCCATATTCGTGGCACTGTTGATTTCATTTTTGGAAGCGAGACATCTTTATATCTGGTATTAATATTCTCAACGCGTGAGATATGA